One part of the Paramormyrops kingsleyae isolate MSU_618 chromosome 2, PKINGS_0.4, whole genome shotgun sequence genome encodes these proteins:
- the LOC111838941 gene encoding zinc finger protein 462-like isoform X3 yields the protein MEVLQCDGCHFRADSYDDLKAHIQDVHTAFLQPTAVGDRSPEHSGSNSLNSFHQTEDDEQAELHSLDLDPEPFTGSSQTTHKRSVNQPSRSTTQFFQCKFCVRYFRSKSLLNDHTKRVHAVVSTASEGSSSPPQTSKQTSYSILMHDGMRKVFSCQYCTYKSPRRARILKHQKMFHKYMPLDSPDNELATNSVMLPTQEASLELPEEVVQRSILESMVKPLTKSRGNFSCEWCGYQTLRRERWCDHMMKKHRNMVKIISSIQDGDTSIDSSKTSSLHSPSSSPNSGLPSNSFNGKDVSSVDTGFMGSSESAARSTPGQGDDFSSYEYSQKKSKIANSTGTSTLSERPTFVMSDVSNSGVDFEKRSLPGSSSDDEAEDMDDTLAHLSDDSKKQLLSDEEYKMLETKGIPFKKHMNRFQCPFCSFLTVHRQSISRHIEKIHLSGKKTLYKCDKCPFICTNPLRLGTHKQCHVETSSEWENMDDSLYIQDEEPMNGGNVSSKVSSKKSCGVAEIDPEKSYHCSLCSYSTTTLKGLRVHQQHKHSYCDNMKADTLDGSPNEQLDSEHEIYSSSSYVKKTQTSILGFSSKKLVNKSARKSINDSPLDLSPVKKRTRIDEIANNLQSKISQSSQKEEAIINLEEIDDEEEEEENGENETDEDKVDIEVTQLSKKHCISRPRRKYSREMKDTQEEGRQKLFLHEKLKSSNTLIQLTISDDDDNENECASSAGSKSLLDQAEKDSGGEAFRHGSDYSDDTATLFYCKHCEYQNKSARSVSTHYQRMHPYIKFNFRYILDPEDQSAVFRCLECFVEYTTFDDLNQHYVEHHPEAMNVLNFNQPDLVYKCRFCLYTSPNVRSLMPHYQRMHPTVKINNAMIFSSYVVEPRHKDSIESQTLREILNSGPKNFSNSSSGSRSSVQFSPVHKNSKSQEYHTETEVMKESVVNNVVVYDCDICSFASPNMHSVLVHYQKKHPEQKASYFRIQKTMRIVSVDRAQASNNDTPDASASNSLKTSNVIPMGMDEDIYYCKHCVYSNRSVVGVLVHYQKRHPEIKVTAKYIKHAPPTSGLMKLMEELQIAPPKQFLKSTSNNGVGNSSHTKSGGDKGEVEMLYFCQHCDYGNQTVKGVLIHYQKKHRDVKANADLVRRHTAVVRSQRERAQSNNSSVPAAISDSEATRPLRALKCRHCTYTSPYVYALKKHLKKDHPTVKATAMTILHWAYQDGILEAGYHCEWCIYFHPEPNGLLMHYQKRHPEHNVDYTYMATKLWAGPDTTASQSVGNADSKHYQCKDCAFQACSIWDITNHYQAVHPWAVKGDDSVLLDIIKGNLSSEKRQTSTKEDLSLISGQFNSHACEQGQEPSLDLTGQLTKIVSHQSFPSTSISNNPYQCTVCFSEYNSLHGLLTHYGKKHPGMKVKAADFAQETDINPSSVYKCRHCPYVNSRIHGVLTHYQKRHPQIKVTAEDFADDIEEVIDVNEGEEKYKSQRQGFGAYRCKMCPYTHGTLEKLKIHYEKYHNQPASDMFRPSFADLSSNMDETHVESSLADVEDATDFHAAFSEFSVDKSEKQSFRCQLCKYFCSTRKGIARHYRIKHNNVRAQPEGKNNVFKCALCSYTNPIRKGLAAHYQKRHHIDAYYTHCLAASKTATEKPSKVVVPAAEDQGPMLSEELRAAVEKRKCSLCSFQAFSRKSIVSHYIKRHPGVFPKKQHSSKLGRFFTIVYDKEPENPAEVEEKRATEEPCVTEQEDDSERLPFKCSRCFKLSFNTAELLCMHYTEHHSKDLKRDFATLAGPMGNAADSYQCARCDLEFLSLPELSAHLTSHNEDIRKRVERQERRKKQLLGKQKGAGQLDGTPEKLENHASNVPIGYRCNFCVEVHPTLRAICNHLRKHVQYGETKAGRVKHEVPEIPVSAPADGEPNGDLEEAEPVTLGLSPVSPEAAAAVATDAKPGMPEPEHGSGELVAVRERRVEKHACGQCDRVFMSMQGLRSHERSHSAMAAALSRREDKYICQYCPFSSPFRHNLQRHILSHHRHRKPFLSKSAYLSRFKSHAHPGENTYRCLSCPQSFMTISQLKEHSQEIHGEVLTLPRLRAAAQSTVRPQRPARVGEKLPVTTDSTDATYADPAAAQQQLDRYQETVQAATPSPAPTPADAALTCEFCDFSSGYMQSLRRHYRDRHGGKKLYKCKDCSYFTCYKSAFTMHVESGHTALPVESLRDLHCPLCLYHTKVKSSMIDHIVLHREERVVPLEVSCSKLSQHLQGVVFSCHKCTFTCSGDESLKQHLKKHGELKPYTCQLCFYDSGELEELEAHLRDEHKVICNFELAGRVNLDQLEAVMGKLSSTEEDEEDREEEENEGELEEAEKAEAKDAPGSPGSEKRFPCKFCGRAFTNSAEWERHVLRHGMTVANSKMKVGASSVAEASSQPGLVSLTAKLDRPISSDSMEVDSGSPSEQAKTCTENVEYDETAETKNCP from the exons ATGGAAGTTCTACAGTGTGATGGCTGCCATTTCCGGGCTGATTCATACGATGACCTCAAGGCACACATCCAGGATGTTCACACAGCCTTCTTGCAACCCACAGCGGTCGGAGACAGGAGcccagagcattctgggtccAACTCTCTCAACTCGTTCCACCAAACCGAGGACGACGAGCAAGCCG AGCTCCATTCCTTGGACCTGGACCCTGAACCTTTTACTGGTTCATCACAGACTACTCACAAACGATCAGTGAACCAGCCCTCTAGGTCTACAACTCAGTTTTTCCAGTGCAAATTTTGTGTACGTTACTTTAGATCGAAATCACTCCTTAACGATCACACCAAAAGGGTGCACGCAGTTGTCAGTACGGCATCTGAGGGTAGTTCATCACCCCCACAAACCTCTAAGCAAACTAGCTACAGCATTCTCATGCATGACGGTATGAGGAAGGTGTTCTCCTGCCAGTACTGCACATACAAATCTCCTCGACGTGCTCGAATTTTGAAACACCAGAAGATGTTTCATAAATATATGCCTTTGGACTCTCCTGATAATGAATTAGCCACAAATTCAGTTATGTTGCCTACCCAGGAAGCTAGTCTGGAATTACCAGAGGAGGTAGTACAACGTAGTATTTTGGAATCAATGGTCAAACCTCTTACAAAATCCAGGGGAAACTTTTCCTGTGAGTGGTGCGGATACCAGACACTTCGACGAGAGCGCTGGTGTGATCACATGATGAAAAAACACCGTAATATGGTTAAGATAATTTCGTCAATTCAAGATGGGGATACTAGTATTGATTCATCCAAAACCAGCTCACTTCATTCTCCCAGTAGTAGTCCTAATTCTGGATTGCCATCCAATAGCTTTAATGGTAAAGACGTGTCATCTGTTGATACTGGCTTTATGGGCTCCTCCGAAAGTGCAGCACGGTCCACCCCTGGACAAGGGGATGATTTTTCATCTTACGAGTATTCTCAGAAGAAATCTAAGATAGCTAATAGTACAGGAACCTCTACTTTATCAGAGAGACCAACATTTGTTATGTCTGATGTATCTAATTCAGGAGTGGACTTTGAGAAAAGAAGTTTACCGGGAAGTAGCTCAGATGATGAAGCAGAAGATATGGATGATACTCTTGCTCATTTATCTGATGATTCTAAAAAACAGCTGCTGTCTGATGAGGAGTATAAGATGCTTGAAACAAAGGGAATACCATTCAAAAAGCATATGAACAGATTCCAGTGTCCGTTTTGTTCGTTCTTGACCGTGCATCGTCAGAGCATTTCTCGTCACATTGAAAAAATCCATCTCTCTGGCAAGAAGACTCTATACAAATGTGACAAATGTCCTTTCATATGCACTAATCCACTCAGACTTGGCACTCATAAGCAGTGTCATGTGGAGACATCCTCTGAATGGGAAAACATGGATGACAGCCTGTACATTCAAGATGAAGAGCCAATGAATGGAGGAAATGTCAGCTCCAAAGTCTCTAGCAAGAAATCCTGTGGAGTAGCAGAAATCGATCCAGAGAAGTCCTATCACTGCTCCCTCTGCAGCTACTCTACAACCACACTGAAAGGACTTCGTGTTCACCAACAGCACAAGCATTCTTACTGTGACAACATGAAGGCAGACACTCTTGACGGTTCACCAAATGAGCAGCTGGACTCTGAACATGAAATCTATAGTTCTTCAAGCTATGTGAAGAAGACCCAAACATCTATTCTTGGATTTTCGTCAAAAAAGCTTGTCAATAAGAGTGCAAGGAAATCAATCAATGACTCGCCCCTCGATTTATCTCCGGTTAAGAAGAGAACCAGAATAGATGAAATTGCAAACAATCTGCAAAGTAAAATCAGCCAAAGCTCACAAAAGGAGGAGGCCATTATTAACCTAGAGGAGAtagatgatgaagaggaagaagaggagaatGGTGAAAATGAAACCGACGAAGACAAAGTTGATATTGAAGTCACGCAACTGTCAAAGAAACACTGCATCTCTCGGCCACGTCGGAAGTACTCCAGAGAGATGAAGGATACCCAAGAGGAGGGAAGACAGAAGCTCTTCCTTCATGAGAAACTGAAGTCTAGCAACACATTGATTCAGTTGACTATTTCagatgatgatgacaatgaaAATGAGTGTGCCTCTTCAGCTGGGTCTAAAAGCTTGCTGGATCAAGCTGAAAAAGACAGTGGAGGGGAGGCTTTCCGGCATGGCAGTGATTACAGTGATGACACAGCCACCCTATTTTATTGCAAACATTGCGAGTATCAAAACAAATCAGCACGCAGTGTCAGCACTCATTATCAAAGAATGCACCCATATATCAAGTTTAATTTCCGATACATTTTAGATCCTGAAGATCAGAGTGCTGTTTTCCGGTGTTTAGAGTGCTTTGTAGAGTATACAACCTTTGATGATCTTAATCAGCACTACGTGGAGCATCACCCTGAAGCCATGAATGTGCTAAACTTCAATCAGCCGGATCTGGTATATAAGTGTCGTTTCTGCTTGTACACCAGCCCAAACGTTAGAAGTTTGATGCCACATTATCAAAGAATGCACCCTACGGTGAAAATAAACAACGCCATGATTTTTTCCAGCTATGTTGTTGAGCCACGTCACAAAGATTCCATTGAGTCACAGACACTGAGGGAGATTTTAAACTCTGGTCCCAAGAACTTCAGTAATTCTTCAAGTGGATCCAGATCATCTGTGCAATTTAGTCCAGTCCATAAGAACTCCAAAAGTCAAGAGTACCACACAGAGACAGAAGTCATGAAAGAATCTGTGGTTAACAATGTAGTGGTCTACGACTGTGACATCTGCTCTTTTGCCAGTCCAAACATGCATTCTGTCCTGGTTCATTACCAGAAAAAGCATCCAGAGCAGAAGGCATCGTACTTTCGTATCCAGAAAACAATGAGGATTGTCTCTGTAGATAGAGCTCAAGCTTCAAATAATGACACACCTGATGCGAGTGCCTCTAATTCCTTGAAGACATCAAATGTGATTCCTATGGGAATGGATGAAGATATTTACTACTGCAAACACTGTGTGTACAGTAACCGGTCAGTTGTGGGTGTGCTTGTTCATTACCAAAAGAGGCACCCAGAAATAAAGGTAACTGCAAAATATATCAAGCATGCTCCCCCTACCTCTGGTCTAATGAAGTTAATGGAAGAATTGCAGATTGCACCACCTAAACAATTCTTGAAATCAACCAGCAATAATGGGGTAGGTAATTCTTCCCATACCAAGTCTGGTGGTGACAAAGGAGAGGTGGAAATGCTGTATTTTTGTCAGCATTGTGACTATGGGAACCAAACTGTCAAAGGAGTCTTGATCCATTATCAGAAAAAACACAGAGATGTGAAAGCAAATGCTGATCTGGTTCGAAGACATACTGCCGTAGTGCGGAGTCAGCGGGAAAGAGCTCAGTCCAATAATTCATCTGTCCCTGCTGCCATTTCTGATTCGGAGGCGACGAGGCCACTTCGGGCCTTAAAGTGCAGGCACTGCACTTACACATCTCCTTATGTATACGCTCTAAAGAAACATTTAAAGAAGGACCACCCAACAGTGAAAGCTACAGCCATGACAATTTTGCACTGGGCTTATCAAGATGGCATATTGGAGGCTGGGTACCACTGTGAGTGGTGCATCTATTTCCATCCAGAACCAAATGGACTTCTCATGCATTACCAAAAGCGTCACCCTGAGCACAATGTGGATTACACGTACATGGCCACCAAGCTATGGGCAGGACCCGACACCACAGCCTCTCAGTCAGTAGGAAATGCTGACTCCAAGCATTACCAATGCAAAGATTGTGCCTTTCAAGCCTGTTCCATCTGGGACATCACCAACCACTACCAGGCTGTTCACCCTTGGGCTGTCAAAGGTGATGACTCTGTGCTGCTTGATATCATCAAAGGTAACTTGTCCTCAGAAAAGAGGCAGACTTCCACAAAAGAAGATCTCTCCCTTATTTCCGGCCAGTTTAACAGTCATGCTTGTGAGCAGGGCCAAGAACCGTCATTGGATCTCACGGGGCAGCTGACAAAAATCGTCTCACATCAGTCATTTCCCAGCACATCAATTTCAAATAACCCATATCAGTGTACTGTTTGTTTCTCAGAGTACAACAGCCTTCATGGTCTTCTAACCCATTATGGCAAAAAGCACCCTGGCATGAAAGTAAAGGCAGCTGATTTTGCACAGGAAACTGACATCAATCCTAGTTCGGTCTACAAGTGTCGCCATTGTCCGTATGTGAACTCTCGTATACATGGGGTGCTGACTCATTACCAGAAGAGGCATCCTCAAATTAAAGTTACTGCTGAGGATTTTGCAGACGACATCGAAGAAGTTATAGATGTTAACGAAGGGGAAGAAAAGTACAAATCTCAGAGGCAGGGGTTTGGTGCTTACAGATGCAAAATGTGTCCATATACTCATGGAACATTAGAAAAACTGAAGATTCACTATGAGAAATATCACAATCAACCGGCTTCAGATATGTTCAGGCCTTCGTTTGCAGATCTTTCTAGCAACATGGATGAAACGCATGTTGAAAGTAGTCTTGCAGATGTGGAAGACGCTACTGATTTTCATGCTGCATTCTCTGAGTTTTCAGTTGACAAAAGTGAAAAGCAATCATTTAGATGTCAACTCTGCAAATATTTCTGCTCCACCAGGAAAGGTATTGCACGCCATTATCGCATTAAACACAACAATGTCCGGGCACAACCTGAGGGTAAGAACAATGTCTTTAAGTGTGCTCTCTGCTCTTATACAAACCCCATTCGCAAAGGCCTCGCAGCACACTACCAAAAGCGGCATCACATTGACGCATACTACACTCACTGCTTGGCTGCGTCTAAGACGGCCACAGAGAAACCCAGCAAAGTGGTGGTGCCTGCAGCTGAAGACCAAGGCCCCATGCTGAGCGAGGAGCTCAGGGCTGCCGTGGAGAAGAGGAAGTGCTCCCTCTGTTCGTTTCAGGCTTTCAGCAGAAAGAGCATCGTCTCCCATTACATCAAGCGTCATCCTGGCGTTTTCCCCAAAAAGCAGCATTCTAGTAAGCTTGGGCGCTTCTTCACTATAGTGTATGACAAGGAGCCCGAGAATCCTGCTGAGGTGGAAGAAAAGAGGGCGACCGAGGAGCCCTGCGTGACGGAGCAGGAGGACGATTCGGAGAGGCTGCCGTTCAAGTGCAGCAGGTGCTTCAAGCTGTCGTTCAACACGGCCGAGCTGCTCTGCATGCACTACACCGAGCATCATAGCAAGGACCTGAAGCGAGACTTCGCCACCCTGGCTGGCCCCATGGGAAATGCCGCTGACAGCTACCAGTGTGCCCGGTGCGACCTCGAGTTCCTCAGCCTCCCAGAACTCAGTGCCCACTTAACCAGCCACAACGAAGACATCCGAAAGCGAGTGGAGCGTCAAGAGAGGAGGAAGAAACAGCTTCTTGGCAAGCAGAAGGGAGCTGGACAGCTGGACGGCACCCCAGAAAAG CTGGAGAACCATGCCAGTAATGTCCCAATAGGGTACAGGTGCAACTTTTGTGTGGAAGTCCACCCCACGCTCAGGGCTATCTGCAACCACCTGAGGAAGCATGTCCAGTATGGAGAGACCAAGGCAGGCCGTGTGAAG CATGAAGTACCAGAAATACCAGTGTCTGCACCAGCCGACGGAGAACCGAATGGTGACTTGGAAGAGGCGGAGCCAGTCACCCTCGGGTTGAGTCCAGTTTCGCCTGAGGCAGCCGCTGCCGTGGCAACTGACGCCAAGCCCGGAATGCCGGAGCCAGAGCACGGATCGGGCGAGCTGGTGGCCGTCAGGGAGCGGCGGGTGGAAAAGCACGCGTGTGGCCAGTGCGACCGCGTGTTCATGTCCATGCAGGGCCTGCGTTCACACGAGAGGAGCCATTCGGCAATGGCGGCAGCCCTGAGCAGGCGGGAAGACAAGTACATCTGCCAGTACTGCCCGTTCAGCTCCCCCTTCAGGCACAA CCTCCAGCGACACATTCTGTCCCACCATCGACACCGCAAGCCCTTCCTCTCCAAGTCTGCCTACCTGAGCCGTTTCAAAAGCCATGCCCATCCAG GTGAGAACACATACAGGTGCTTGTCTTGCCCTCAGTCCTTCATGACAATCAGCCAGCTGAAGGAACATTCCCAGGAGATCCATGGAGAGGTGCTCACTCTCCCCAGGCTACGTGCTGCCGCTCAGTCGACAGTCCGTCCGCAGCGGCCCGCCCGGGTGGGCGAGAAGCTCCCCGTCACCACCGACTCCACTG ATGCGACGTATGCAGACCCTGCGGCTGCGCAGCAGCAGCTCGACCGCTACCAGGAGACAGTACAGGCTGCCACACCCAGCCCAGCCCCGACACCTGCGGACGCAGCGCTCACCTGTGAATTCTGCGACTTCAGCTCTGGCTACATGCAGAGCCTGCGCAGACACTACCGCGACCGTCACGGTGGCAAGAAACTCTACAAGTGCAAAGACTGCTCCTACTTCACTTGCTATAA GTCGGCGTTCACCATGCACGTGGAGTCGGGTCACACGGCGTTGCCGGTGGAGAGCCTCCGGGATCTGCACTGCCCACTGTGCCTCTATCACACCAAAGTCAAGAGCAGCATGATTGATCACATCGTCCTGCACCGAG AGGAGCGCGTTGTGCCGCTGGAGGTGTCCTGCTCCAAGCTGTCACAGCATCTCCAGGGCGTCGTGTTCAGCTGCCACAAGTGCACCTTCACCTGCTCCGGTGACGAGAGCCTGAAACAGCACCTGAAGAAGCACGGCGAACTGAAGCCATACACGTGTCAGCTGTGTTTCTATGACAgcggggagctggaggagctggaagCCCACCTGCGTGACGAGCACAag GTGATCTGTAATTTTGAGCTGGCGGGCCGGGTAAACCTCGACCAGCTGGAGGCCGTGATGGGCAAgctgagcagcacagaggaggatgaggaagaccGGGAGGAGGAAGAAAACGAAGGGGAGCTAGAAGAAGCTGAGAAGGCTGAAGCCAAAG ACGCTCCTGGCTCCCCGGGTAGTGAGAAGCGCTtcccctgcaagttctgtggtCGGGCCTTCACCAACAGCGCCGAATGGGAACGCCACGTACTTCGGCATGGCAT GACTGTAGCCAACAGCAAGATGAAGGTTGGTGCCTCTTCAGTAGCTGAGGCTTCCTCACAGCCTGGGCTTGTATCCCTGACTGCCAAACTGGACAGACCCATCTCCAGCGATAGCATGGAGGTGGACAGTGGTTCTCCTTCAGAGCAGGCGAAGACCTGTACTGAAAATGTGGAGTATGACGAAACAGCAGAGACCAAAAACTGTCCATGA